A region of the Acidobacteriota bacterium genome:
GTTCGACCCGCATCCGGACCCTGCAGAACACCGTCGCCATCCTGCCCAACGCCTACCTCACGCGAAGCCAGGTGGTCAACCTCTCGTACCCCGATCACCGGAGCCGCGTGGACCTGCCCTTCGTGCTCACCTTCGACGCGGACGCCACCCGGGTGGCGGCCCTCTTCCTCGAGATCGCGAAGACCGTCCCCGACCTGATGGACGACCCGGCCCCCGACTGCAGCGTCACCGGGATCTCGGGCAGCGGCATCGCCTTCCTGGGCACGGCCTGGGTGGCGGACTACGCCGACCGCCCCCGTGCGGCGAACCAACTGAGCGCGGGCCTGGTGAAGGGCCTCCGGGAGAGCGGGTACGCTTTCGCGCGCCCCGACGGCCTCCCGGCCACGCCCCCGTTCCCCGCCGGGACGGCGGCCCCCGCCCCCGCCCCGCCCGACGCGGGCCTCCCCCCGAAGCCCCGGCAGCCGGGCCGTCGGTAGCCCCGGGCGGCAAGGACGGGTCCCGCCATGGTCGCCTACCTGTTCATCCGGGTCTTCTTCGCGGCGCTCCGCCTGATCCCCGCCGCCTGGGCCGCCGCCCTGGGACGCGGGCTTGCCGGCGCCTGGGGACGGCTCGACCGCCGGCACCTGGAGATCGCCCTGATCAACCTGGACATCGCCTTCCCCGACCTCCCCGAGGCGGCCAAGCGCCGCATCGCCCTGGACTCCTACCGGAACATCGGGGAGTGTTACGGCCTGATGAGCCAGTTCCCCAAGTTCCTCCGGATGAAGCCGGACCGCCTCCGGCGGTGGATCCGTTACGAGGGACTGGACACCTATTATGAAGCCAAGCGACAGGGGAAACCCGTGCTCGTCCTGACGGGGCACCTGGGGTTGTGGGAGTTCATGGCCTTCGGCCACGCCCTCCTCGACCGGACCCTCAACTTCATCGTCCGGCCGGTGCGGAACCGTCGGATCGACCGGTTCCTCAACGGGTACCGTACCCTGTCGGGCAACACCGCCATCCCCAAGCGGGAAGCCCTCAAAACCGTCCTGCGGGTCTTCGCCGCGAAGGGCGACGTCGGCATCCTGGCGGACCAGGACGCGCACGCCCGGGACGGCGTGTTCGTGGACTTCTTCGGCAAGGCCGCGTGCACCATCAAGGGACCCGCCCTCATGGCCGCCCGCGGGAACGCGGCCGTGTTCCCGGTTTTCATGGTGGAGGACCCGACACGCCGGGCGCGGTACTGCATCCACATCCTCCCGGAGGTGGACCTCCAGCGGAGCGGCGACCTGGAGGCCGACACCCTGGAGAACACCCGTCGGATGATGGCGGCCTTCGAGGGGGCCGTCCGACGGTGGCCCGGCCGGTGGCTCTGGTTCCACCGCCGGTGGAAAACCCGCCCCCTGGGCGACCCGGAAACCGTCTACGCCCGCCGCGCCCCCCGGCAAAGCCCTTGACATCCCTCCCGGGCGCGGGATAGGATTTCTTTCCGCTTGCCCGGTCCGCACCGGGCAGGACCACGAAGGAAACCACGGAGGAAACCACGGATGAACACGGATGGGATGAGTCGGAAATCTCGTCCTTGGTCTTTAAACCATCCGTATCCGTCCGTTCCGATCCATGTCTATCACCCTCCGAATTCATCCGTGTTTGTCCGGGTTCATCCGTGGTTTGAATCGGTTATCCGTGGCGCCCGCTGATTTCGGGCGGGGCGGGGAAGGCAGGCAGGATTGGAACTGTTGACCAGGGGCATCACCAAGAGCTACCGCGGGCGGCAGGTGCTCCGCGGCGTGGACCTCACCATCCGCAAGGGGGAGGTCATCGGGCTGCTGGGCCCCAACGGCGCCGGGAAAACCACCACCTTCTACATCATGATCGGCCTGGTCCCCGCGGACTCGGGGACGGTCCACCTCGGCGAGGAGGCCATCGACGGCCTCCCCATGTACGTCCGCGCCCGGAAGGGGATCGGCTACCTCCCCCAGGAGCCGTCGGTCTTCCGGAAACTCACCGTCGAGGAAAACCTGATGGCCATCGCGGAGAACCTGGACATGAGCCACGCCGCCCGGCGGGAGACCGTCGAGTCCCTCCTCGACGAGTTCGGCATCGCGGGCCTGCGGCGGAGCAAGGCCTACACCCTCTCCGGCGGGGAACGCCGCCGCCTCGAGATCGCCCGGTCCCTCGTCCCCTCCCCCTCCTTCATGCTGCTGGACGAGCCCTTCGCGGGGATCGACCCCCTGGCGGTCATGGACATCCAGAACCTCATCCTTCACCTGAAGACCCGCGGGATCGGGGTGGTCATCACCGACCACAACGTCCGGGAGACGCTGCGCATCACCGACCGCGCCTACATCATCTTCGACGGCACCATCCTCAAGAAGGGGACCCCCGCCGAGCTGGCCGAAGACGAGGACGTCCGCAAAGTCTACCTGGGAGAGAACTTCCAGCTGGCCTGACCCCCCCCGGAAAAAGTCGTCGTCTTTTTGCATGCTTTTTGCTATAATCGATCCTGACACGAACGCCCGGCGGGGCAATTCCTGACGAGAGACGGTACCCAGGCTCGAAGAGATCGAAAGAAAGCAGACCAACAGCATGCCCAATCGTATCCCGTTCCTTCGGCAGAACCTGAGAATCGCCCCCATCCAGAAACTCACGCTGACGCCCGCCCTCCTGCAGAAAATCGAACTCCTCGCCCTTTCCCGCCTCGAACTCAACGATCTCGTGGCCACCGAACTCCTCCAGAACCCCGTCCTCGAGGACGTCACGGAACACCCCGAGACCGTCTCCCTCTCCGAGTTCTCCGCCCCCCCGGCACCGCTTCCCGAGGGCGACGGCCACGCCGACGACAGTTTCGACCAGATCGACTACGACTCCTTCTTCACTGACTACCTGGACCCGGGATACCGCACCAACGAACGGGAGGAGTGCGAGCGCCCCCAGTTCGACACCTTCACCGTCAAGCCCGTTTCCCTCTACGAGCACCTGACGTGGCAGCTCAACCTCGAGGACGTCCCCCCGCCCGTCCACCGGGCCGCGGTGGAGATCATCGGGAACCTGGACGAGGGAGGCTGGCTCACCGCGGACACCGAGGAGATCGCCCGCCTGGCGGGTTGCACGACCGCCGAGGCCGGGGAGGCCCTGGCGATCGTGCAGAACTTCGACCCGCCCGGCATCGGGGCCCGCGACCTGCGGGAGTGCCTCCTGATCCAGCTCCGCCAGGCGGACGAGGAGGGCTCCCTCGCCTGGGCGATCCTCGAGCGGCACGCCGGTCTCCTCGAGGAGGGGGCCATCGACGAGATCGCCCGCCGGGAGGACGTCCCGCGGGGGGAGGTCGAGAGGGCCATCGAGTCGATCCGGCGGCTCAACCCCCACCCCGGCCTGCAGTACCAGGCCGACTCGACCCTCTACATCCAGCCGGACGTCACCATCCAGAAGGTGGGCAACCGGTACGTCATCCTGCTCAACGAGGACGGCATGCCGCGCCTGCGGATCAGCTCCTACTACCGGAAGATCCTGGAGGAGGGCCGGACGCGGGGGAACGACCGGAAGTTCCTCAAGGAGAAGTTCAAGAGCGCCCTGGACCTGATCCGCAACCTCGACCACCGGAAACGGACCGTCTACCGCGTCTGCGAGATCATCGTGGAGCGCCAGAAGGAATTCCTCGACAACGGCTTCGCCTACCTGCGCCCCATGCAGCTCCGGGACGTGGCGGAGGAGCTGAACCTGCACACGTCCACCATCAGCCGGGCCGTCACGAAGAAGTGGGTGAACTGCCCCCAGGGAATCCTCGAGCTGCGCCAGTTCTTCTCCCTGGGCTTCAAGACCGACAGCGGCGAGGACCTCTCGGTGCACAACCTCAAGCGGAAGATCCAGGACCTCATCGAGGGCGAGGACCCCTCGTCCCCGCTCTCCGACGACGAGATCACGCTCCGCCTCAACCGGCAGGGCGTGGAGATCAAGCGGCGAACCGTCGCGAAATACCGCGAGGAGATGAACATCCCCAACTCGCGGGCCCGCCGGCGGAACGGCTCACCGGCCCCCGGGGAACCGGGCGGGCCGCTGCCGCCGCACCCAGGCATGCAGAGGAACGGGGGCGGTTCCCCCGAATCATTTCCTATGGAGGACCAATGAATATCCAAATCACCGGACGCCACATCGAAGTGACCGAGCCGATTCGGGACTTCATCCACAAGCGCGTGGAGAAATTCCCGAAGCTGGTCGGCCCCGTGTGTGACTTCAGCTTCATCCTCACCGTCGAGCGCCACCGGCAGATCGCGGACGTCGTCCTGACCACCAAGCAGCGGACCTTCACGGCTGCCGAGGACTCGAAGGACCTGTACGCCTCCATCAGCTCCGCGGTCGAAAAACTGGAGAAGCAGGTCCGGAAGACCAAGGAGCGGCGGCAGGACAAGTCCCGCTCCACCGACAAGGTGACCCTTCACGAGAAAACCCTGGCCAGCATCACCGACATGGGCGCGGTCAGCGACCTCGCCGCCAACCCCACCGTCGTGAACCTGCAGATGGACACCCGCCCCATGGCCGTCGAGGAGGCCATCCACGAACTCCAGGTCTCGGCGGGGAGCTTCGTCGTCTTCGTCAACTCCGGCACGGAGAAGATCAACGTCCTGTACCGCCGCAAGGACGGCAACTACGGCCTGATATTCCCCTGAGATGCCCTTCAGCGACAACATCATCCGGAGGGTTCCCCAACCGTCCATGACGGTCGAGGAATTCCTCCGGAAAAACCCCAAGAACCTGTCCCGGGGAATCGGGAACGGCCCCCGTTTCATGGACAGGACCCTCGACAAGAAACGCCTGCAGAAACTGGGGATGGCCCTCGCGGGTTTCACCGATTACCTGCAGCCCGGCCGGGTCTACGTCTTCGGCAACACCGAGGCCCGCTTCTTCGAGAGCCAGACCGAGGAGAAACGGAAGGAGATCCTGGGCCGCATCGACCGGGAGAACATGACCTGCATCCTGATGACCCAGGGCCTGGAGATCCCCCGGGAACTCGCCAACTACGCCCTCCAGGAGGGCATCCCGGTCCTGCGCACCCCCCTCGACAGCTCCACCGCCATGTACGTCTTCACCGAGTTCCTCGAGATGTGGCTGTCGCCCCTGCAGTCCATCCACGGCGTGCTGATGGACGTCTTCGGGGTGGGGGTCCTCATCCTCGGCGAGAGCGGGATCGGCAAGAGCGAGTGCGCGCTGGAGCTGATCCTGCGGGGGCACCGCATCGTCTCGGACGACGTCGTCGACATCCGCATCCTCGGCGACAACAAGCTGCAGGGGAGCGCCCCGCCCCAGATCCAGGACGTCCTCGAACTGCGCGGCATCGGGATCGTCAACGTCCGGGAGCTCATCGGGATCTCCGCCATCCGCCGCGTCAAGCACATCAATTTCATGATCGAGCTGCTGCGCTGGGAGCCCGGCGCCCGCTACGAGCGCCTCGGCCTCTCCATCCGCAAGAAGAAGGTGTTCGGCGTCGAACTCCCCTTCATGTCCATCCCCGTGGCCCCGGGGCGGAACATCGCGGCCCTGATCGAGGTCGCCTCCCGGGTGTACCTGATGCGCGAGCACGGGCTTCACCCCATGGGCAACTTCCTCAAGTTTCTCGAGAACAACGGGGACTTGTCCCCGGTCGAAGGAGAAGAGCTATGATCCCTTGCCTTGTCATCACCCACGGGCAGCTGGCGAGCGAACTGGTCGCTTCCGCGGAGATGATCGTGGGAGAAATCGGCCACATCCACCCTTTGTGCATCGGCTGGCAGGACGAAGTCAACGAGTCGCGGGAAGAGGTCGAGAAGTACCTCAAGTCCTTCGACATGTCCAACGGCGCCATCATCCTCACCGACATGTTCGGCGGGACGCCCTCGAACCTGGCCATGTCGTTCCTCCAGGAGGCGAAGGTCGAGGTCATCACCGGCGTGAACCTGCCGATGATCATCAAGGCCGCCGTCCAGGGCGAGGGCGAGACCCTCCCCTCCCTGGCGGAGAAGATCTGCGAGAAAGGGAAGTCCAACATCAGCGTGGCGACCCGGATTCTCAACGAAGCCGGATCATGACGCAGCGGGAACTCGTCATCGAAAACGCCCGCGGGCTCCACGCCCGGGCGGCGGCACGCCTGGTGGCCGTCACCAGCCGCTTCCAGTCGCGCATCACCCTCCGGAGAGCCGGTCACCTGGAACGTATCGACGGCAAGAGCATCCTCGGCATCCTCATGATGGCCGCCTCCCTCGGCACCCGGATCGAGGTTTCGGCCGAGGGGGTGGACGAGCGGGAAGCCGTCGACGCCGTGACGGCCCTCTTCAACGCCCACTTCACGGAACCGGTGGAACCATGAGAACCATCCGAGGAGACGGAGTATCGCCGGGCATTTCCATGGGGCACGTCCTGAAGCTGGACGAGGGGCTTCCCGCCGTCTACCGGATCCGCCTCTCGGGCCCCGCCCTGGAGCGGGAGATGGCCCGCTTCGAGGAGGCCCTGCGGGAGACGACGGAGCAACTGCAGCGCATCCGCGACCTGATGGAGGAGCGCCTCGGGAAGGAGCATTCCCTGATGGTGGAGGCGCACATCATGATCCTCCACGACGCCCATTTCTCGGGCGCCATCCGGGAACTGATCCGGAAGGACCGGATCAACGCCGACTGGGCGGTCAAGGTGATCACCGAGCAGATTCAGAGCGTCTACGCCGACCTCGAGGACCCCTACTTCCAGGAAAAGGTCCTCGAGATCCGGGACATCTCGCTGCGCCTTCTCCACAACATCTCGGGCCGGGCCGTGGGGTTCGACCCCGGGGAATACGAGAACATCGTCCTGGTGAGCCAGGAGATCAACCTCTCCATGCTCAACGAGAAACTCTTCTCCCACCTGAAAGGCATCGCCGTGGACAAGGGCGGCTGGACCTCCCACACCAGCATCATCGCCCGCTCCATGGGGATCCCGTCGGTTATCCACCTCCGCCACCTCACCGAACTGGTCAGCACGGGGCAGTTCGTCATCATCGACGGGCTCGAGGGCCTGCTGATCATCGACCCCGACGCGGAGACCATCCAGCAGTACCGGGACATCCTGCTCCAGGAGCCCCATGTCACCGGGCCGCTGTTCCCCCCCTGCGAGTCGCTCCGGCGGCCGGGGCTCTCGGGGGTCCGGGTCTACCTCAACGCCGAGTACCCCTGCACCCTGGAGAACTGCCCCGAGAGCGGTGTCATGGGCATCGGCCTTTTCCGGTCGGAGTTCCTCTGCATCGGGCGGCACGTCCGCGAGATCACCGTCGAGGAGCACGCCGCCATTTACGCCGACCTGGCCCGGCGGGTCCACCCCCACCCCGTCAACATCCGGACCTTCGATCTCGAGGAGGGGCGGGCCGGCCTCGAGAGCGAGCGGCGGCGGGACACCCACCCGGCCATGGGCATCCGGGGGATCCGGCTGTCGCTGCGCCACCCCGGGATCTTCGACACCCAGCTGAAGGGCATCCTCCTGGCTTCCCGGGAGGGAAACGTCCGGATCACCTTCCCCTTCGTCACGTCCGTCGAGGAGATGGTCGAGGGCCGGCAGGCCTTGCGCGAGGCCGCCAAAGGCCTCGGAATGCCCGAGGACCGGCTTCCCCCGGTCGGCGCCATGCTGGAAATCCCCAGCAACTTTTTCATCCTCGACGACCTGGCGGACCACGCCGACTTCTTCACCCTCGGGACGAACGACCTCGTCCAGTTCACCCTGGCCCTCGACCGGTCCAACTCCGATTCGGCCCCCGCCTTCAGCCCCGCCCACCCGGCGGTCCGGCGCGGGCTCGAGCTCATCCTGGACGGGGCGTCCAAGCGGGGCAAGGAAGTGATCTGCTGCGGCGAGATGGCCGCCCACCCCTTCTACCTCCTTCTCCTCCTGGCCGTCGGGTTCCGGAGCCTGAGCGTGAACCACCCCTTCCTCCCCATGGTCCGTTTCTACGAGGAAAACCTCGAGGAGGGGCAACTGAAGAACTTCCTCGACGCCATCCGCTCGCAGAAGACCCTCCGGGAGATCGAAAAGCTTTTCCTGACCCGCCTCGGGTCTTTCTTCAACGAACGCCTCACCCGGATGGTCGTCCAGGCGTTCCGGACCGGCCTCTGACCCCGGGCAGGCCGGATCCGACCATCGGGAGAACCCATGCGACACGGACTTTCGGAAGCCTTCGGTCCCTCCCTGCGACGCACGCTTCGGCGGGCGCCCCTCCCCGTCCTCCTCTGGCTGGCCGTCTGGCTGTCCGTCGGGGGCAGCACCCCGGCGGCCGAACCGGCGCCGGCAGCCCCTCCCCGGGCGCAGACCGCCGGGACCGGGGGTGAGCCGTCCGGGGAGACGCCCCCCGAAGGGGAGCGCGGAAAGAAGGAAAAAGACAAGGAAGCCGAAAAAGCACCCGTCCCAAAACCCGTCGACAAGCCCGGCATCGACGTCGGGTTCCAGGTCCGGCTCCGTTACGAGGGGTACGACAACCTCGACATGTGGTCGGACCTCGGCGACCCCCGGTCGCAGGTCCGGCTGAGGGTGAGGGCCTGGGCGTCCGCCCCGCTGCCCGGGAAACTCCGCTTCACCTTCGGGATGGTGGACGAGTGCCGCAAGGTCTTCTCCACTTACCCCCGCACCGGCGCCGACGAGGCGGTCGTGGAGACCTGCACGCTGGAGCGGAAGGACCTTTTCCCGGGGTTCTCCGTGAAGATCGGGCGCCAGGACATCCAGCGCGGGGAAGGCCTGATCTTCATGGACGGCACGCCCCTCGACGGGTCCCGCAGTTTCTTCTACAACGCCGCCATCGGCACGTTCTCGTGGGGGAAGTCCACCCTCGACCTGATGGCCGTCCGCAACCCGGCGGACGAGCACTACTTCTTCACCGTCAACAACAAACACCGCCCCTACGTCGACACCAACCAGGACGCCCTGGCCCTCTATTTCACCACCAAGGCCCTCCCCCGGGCCCAGGTCGAGGCGTACTACGTCTTCAAGCGGGCCTACCACAGCATCTTCCGGCCCACGAACCTGCACTACTTCCCCGACCGCTCGATCCACAACCTGGGCGCTCGCCTGGTCGCCAACCTGGGGAAGGGCTTCGGCCTGACCACGGAGTGGGCCGGCCAACTGGGCGGGCAGGCCCCCGACACCCCCATCCGCGCCTGGGGAGGTTACCTCTACGGGACGAAAACCTTCGCGTGCACCGGCAAACCCTTCCTGAAAGCCGGCTGGTGGGGCCTCTCGGGGGACGACCCCGCGACCCCGGGATACGAGGGGTGGGACCCCCCGTTCTCCCGGTGGCCGAAGTGGGGGGAATACCTCGGCTATGCCATGGTCGCGGAACGGGGCGTCGCCTATTACACCAACCTCCACATGTTCCAGGCGGAGGCCGGCTTCACCCCCTGGAAGCCGCTGACCGTCAAGGCCACCTTGTACCGCCTCTTCTCCTTCCACCCCTTCCCCGGAAACCCGGTCCTCGTCGCCGGGGGACGGGTGCGGGGCACCTACGTCGTCGTCAAGGGCGAATTTTCCATCGGGAAGAACTGGAAGGGCCACGTGCTGCACGAGATCTTCCTGCCGGGCAGCTTCTACCGGCACGGCGACAACGGGTACTTCTTCCGGGCGGAGATCCTCTACACCTTCGGCACGAAAGTCCGCCTCTGAGCTTTCGCGTCCAACCCCGCACCCAGGGCCGGTCCGACCCCGGCCCCCGGGGGGCGCGGTGCACCTTCCGGTTCCCCGGCAACCCGGCTGCTGCTGAGAAACTCTGCAATATCAAGGGTATGATCATTCCAGATTTTTCTTGATTTCCTGCAAATTCCGGTGATAATCGGAACGATTTCCTTTTCACGAAGGGATCCGAGCCATGCTGACGTCCCGGCTTTTCCTGAAGATCTTCGCCACCATCGTGATCCTGGTGGTCATCCACGCCGCCCTGCTGAATTACCTTTCCATCCCCCTCATCAACCGGTCCATCTCCGACAACGAGGAGAACGCCGCGCGGACCATCCTCCAGAACGTTCACGACCTGGCCAGCCGCAGCCACAGCGACATCGAGGCCTTCCAGGAGTACGCCCTGGACGCCCACCGGCGGGAGCTCCGGAGCGTCATCCTCTCGGTGGAGTCTCACCTCCGGAGCATCTACAACCAGTACCGGGCCGGCAAGTGCTCCGAGGCCGAGGCCCGCAAGCGCTGCCTGGAGGACATCACCGCCTTCCGTTACGCAGGCAACAACTACATCTTCATCGTCGACTACCAGTCCCGGACCCTGGCTCACCCCCTGCCGGGCGAAGTGGGGAGGGACATGTCCACGGTGAAGGACGCCCGGGGTCTCCTCTTCATCCCCGCCACCGTGCGGGCCGCCCTGTCGAACCCGGAAGGGGGGTTCAGCCGGTACTGGTGGTGCAAGCTGGAAAACGGCACCCCGCTGGAGAAACTCACCTTCGCGAAAACCTTCGCGCCCTGGGGTTGGGTCATCGGGACCGGCGTCTACATCGACGACGTGGAAAAGGAGGTGGCCCGGCGCAAGGAGCGGGCGGTGAACGAGCTCCGGGAGAAGATCCGGGGCATCCGGATCGCGAACACCGGCTACCTCTTCATCTTCGACTCGAAGAAACGGATGATTATCCACCCCAACCACGAGCTGGAGGGGACCGACATCTCCGGCTTCTCCGACCACGTCAGCGGCCGACCGCTGGCGGAAGGGTTGATGGAAGCCGCCTGGTGGCCGGACTACAGCTTCGTGTACAAGTGGGACAAGCCGACCGACAAGGGGAACTACGTCCACGAAAAGGTTGCCTGGGTCAAGTATTTCAAGGGCTTCGACTGGTACATCGCCTCGTCGGTCTACCTGGACGAACTGGGACGGAGCGCGGGGATCCTCCGGGGGGACATTCTCCGGCTGGGGCTGCTCGTGCTGCTGCTCTCCATCGGCATCGGCTACTTCTTCGTCCGGCGACTGGTGCGGCCGATCGAGACCCTCTCCCGCCTCGCCCGTAAGGTCCAGACCGGCGACCTCACGGTCCGCTGCGGCATCTCCCGCAACGACGAGATCGGCGACCTGGCCCGCTCCTTCGACGCCATGATCGACCAGCTCCGGAAGGACATCGAGACGCTGGACGGGAAGGTCCGGGAGCGCACCCTCGACCTCGAGAAGGCCTGCACCGAGTTACGCCAGCTGGACGAGATGAAGTCCTCCTTCCTGTCCACCGTCTCCCACGAGCTTCGGACACCGATGACCTCGGTGCTGGGTTTCGCCTGCATCATCCGGAAAATGCTGGACGATATCGTCTTCCCCCAGCTCGACCGGGACGACCCCCGGAACGCCCGGACGATCCAGCGCATCACGGAGAACCTGGGCATCGTCGTCTCGGAAGGCCAGCGGCTCACGGACCTGGTCAACGACTTCCTCGACCTCTCCAAGATGGAGGCGGGGAAGATCGACTGGAAGTCGGAGCCCCTCGACCTCGGCGAGGTGGTCCGGCGCGCCGCGTCGGCTTCGAACGCCCTGTTCTCCGCCAAGGCGCTCCCCCTGGTCCTCGAGATCGAGGAGGGCCTGCCGCGGGTCACGGGGGACCCGGACCGACTGATCCAGGTGCTGATCAACCTGTTCTCGAACGCGGTGAAATTCACCGAGCGGGGGGCCGTGACCTGCCGGGTGAGCCGGAACGGGACCGCACTGATCACGAGTGTCGTCGACACGGGGGCGGGGATCGACCCGAAAGATCACCACCTGGTCTTCGAGAAGTTCAAGCAGGTGGGCGACACCCTCACCGGCAAACCGCGCGGCACCGGCCTCGGGCTTCCCATCTGCCGGCAGATCGTCGAGCACCACGGCGGGAGCATCTGGGTGGAGAGCGAGCCCGGCCGGGGAAGCACCTTCGCCTTCAGCCTCCCCATCCCGGCCGAGTCGACCGGCTGAACTCCCGCCGGCCTATCGCCAGTCCCCGACCAACTGGAACGCAGCCCAGAAAAACGGGTGGGACGCATCGACCGGCTCGGGGTCCCCTTTTCCCCCCTCGACCCGGGCCGTGCCGCGAAGCAACTCCATCTGCGCCGTCCGAAGGGCCTGGTCCCGGCTGACGCCCGTGGCGAGGCACTGGTAGAACCGGCGCATCAGGACGGCCGTGGTCTCGTCGGCCACGCTCCACAGGGAGGCCAGGACACTCCGGGCCCCTGCGTACTGGAAGGCCCGGGTCAACCCGACCAGCCCTTCCCCCCCGGCCTCCGAACCCAAGGCGGTATTGCAGGCGGAAAGCGCCACCAGTTCGGCCTCGAGACGCATCCGTTCCATGACCTCCCACGCCTGGAGAAACCCGTTGTCACCCCCGCCGGGTGTCGCCGGTACGGTGAGGGCCAGGGCCGACTCGAGGGGGTTCTGTTCGTCCAGGATCCCGTGGCAGGCGAAGTGGAGAATGCGCACGTCCCGTCCCGCAGCCTTCGCCCTTTCCTCCGTGGCCTGCTCCCCCAGGAAAACATGGGCGTCTTCTGGATAAACGGCCCGGATGGACTCGGCCTCCGCCCGCGTGAACGGCAGGGAAACCAGGGGCCCCTGTCCCGCGGGCAAAGCATGCAGCGGCGGGTCCCCGTTCGGCTCCCCGGCCTCCCCGCCGGACCCTCCGCGGGGTGGGTAGACCGGGTCTCCAAACACCAGGACGGGGCCGGCGTCGGCGGTTCCCCGCTTATCCCGGCAGCGTTTCAACTCGTCGAAGACCGTGACGGACATGGCCGTGTGCAGGGGGCGCCACGCCACCAGGCAGTCCCCCTCCGGGTCGCCGTCCGGAGCCTTCCGAACGAGGGCGGCAAAGGGGAGGGCGTGGAGGGGCCCGTCGGGGACGACAAGGATTCTCTGGCAAGTCTCGATCCGGGACTCCGCCGGCCGGACCAACAGGTCGTAGAGCCGGCACCCCGCGGCGGTGACGGCGTTCCGCGTGGCCGGCGAGGTGGCCCCGGCCGTAATCAGGCGGCGGAAGGCGGTGACCTCCCGGGTCAGCCGCTCCCGTCCCGCCGCCAGGGGGAACACGGACAGGCCCTCTTCCCGGGAGAGCGCGAACAGCGTGATTGCGTCCGTCCCGACGCTGTAGGAGAGCAGCAGGGTGCCGGGGTCGAGGGCGGCACGCGCTCCCTCCGTGTCCAGGGGCTGGGGCCGACGCAGGGAGGCCAGCCGGGGGGAAGCCTCCCGGATTCGGACCATCAACTGTTCGCGCAAGGCTTGCAGTTCACGGAGCCTCGAATGAAGGGCGTCGATCTCCCGGGAATCCGCCTTCATGTCGTGCTTTGCCAGGGCCCTCCGGGCCGCGTCCGTTTCGAGGGCCAGCCTTTTCCACTCGGCATCGAGGGCCTCCGGGACCTCCCCCGGAAACACGAGTTCCCGCATGGACAGCATTTCCAGGAACGTCCGCGCCCGGTAGCGCTCCAGGGTATGGAAGGCTTCCCCGGGTTCACCCGCTTCGAGAAGGAGTTCGAGGTACTCCCGGTAAAGGGCCGCGTACCTCGACCGGAAATCCACCCGGTCTTCATCGGAGCCCCCCAGCGTGCTCATTTGTTGCTCCAGGGCGGAGATCGCGTCCCGGTAACAGCTCAGCGCCTCGGTCCGTCTTCCCTGACGACGGCAGATCCGCCCCATTACCCCAAGGGCATGGGACTCCTTCAGGGTCCCCGGCATCAGCCGCGTGGCGATCGCAAGGGCCTCCCGGCCGACCGCCTCCGCCCCCGCGAGGTCGCCCCGCTGCAGGCGGATGTCCTCGATCCCGAAAAGCGCCAGCAGTTTGAACCGCGCCGAGAGGCCGACCCGATTCGCGAAAGCCAGGGCCTCGTCGAACCGCCGGAGGGCGGCGTCCAGGTCGCCCGCCCGTTGGTCGATCCTCCCCAGATATTCGAGGATGAAGAAGATGTCCGGCAGGTCGGGTGAGACCGCCCGCATGAGGTCCAGGACC
Encoded here:
- the ptsP gene encoding phosphoenolpyruvate--protein phosphotransferase, translating into MRTIRGDGVSPGISMGHVLKLDEGLPAVYRIRLSGPALEREMARFEEALRETTEQLQRIRDLMEERLGKEHSLMVEAHIMILHDAHFSGAIRELIRKDRINADWAVKVITEQIQSVYADLEDPYFQEKVLEIRDISLRLLHNISGRAVGFDPGEYENIVLVSQEINLSMLNEKLFSHLKGIAVDKGGWTSHTSIIARSMGIPSVIHLRHLTELVSTGQFVIIDGLEGLLIIDPDAETIQQYRDILLQEPHVTGPLFPPCESLRRPGLSGVRVYLNAEYPCTLENCPESGVMGIGLFRSEFLCIGRHVREITVEEHAAIYADLARRVHPHPVNIRTFDLEEGRAGLESERRRDTHPAMGIRGIRLSLRHPGIFDTQLKGILLASREGNVRITFPFVTSVEEMVEGRQALREAAKGLGMPEDRLPPVGAMLEIPSNFFILDDLADHADFFTLGTNDLVQFTLALDRSNSDSAPAFSPAHPAVRRGLELILDGASKRGKEVICCGEMAAHPFYLLLLLAVGFRSLSVNHPFLPMVRFYEENLEEGQLKNFLDAIRSQKTLREIEKLFLTRLGSFFNERLTRMVVQAFRTGL
- a CDS encoding cache domain-containing protein, with protein sequence MLTSRLFLKIFATIVILVVIHAALLNYLSIPLINRSISDNEENAARTILQNVHDLASRSHSDIEAFQEYALDAHRRELRSVILSVESHLRSIYNQYRAGKCSEAEARKRCLEDITAFRYAGNNYIFIVDYQSRTLAHPLPGEVGRDMSTVKDARGLLFIPATVRAALSNPEGGFSRYWWCKLENGTPLEKLTFAKTFAPWGWVIGTGVYIDDVEKEVARRKERAVNELREKIRGIRIANTGYLFIFDSKKRMIIHPNHELEGTDISGFSDHVSGRPLAEGLMEAAWWPDYSFVYKWDKPTDKGNYVHEKVAWVKYFKGFDWYIASSVYLDELGRSAGILRGDILRLGLLVLLLSIGIGYFFVRRLVRPIETLSRLARKVQTGDLTVRCGISRNDEIGDLARSFDAMIDQLRKDIETLDGKVRERTLDLEKACTELRQLDEMKSSFLSTVSHELRTPMTSVLGFACIIRKMLDDIVFPQLDRDDPRNARTIQRITENLGIVVSEGQRLTDLVNDFLDLSKMEAGKIDWKSEPLDLGEVVRRAASASNALFSAKALPLVLEIEEGLPRVTGDPDRLIQVLINLFSNAVKFTERGAVTCRVSRNGTALITSVVDTGAGIDPKDHHLVFEKFKQVGDTLTGKPRGTGLGLPICRQIVEHHGGSIWVESEPGRGSTFAFSLPIPAESTG